The following coding sequences lie in one Gemmatimonadota bacterium genomic window:
- a CDS encoding adenine phosphoribosyltransferase, with translation MHHRRSNLDLPGLVRTIPDYPVPGVRFRDITPLLADPRGLRAAVDELVWPFLDADLTYVAGVEARGFILGGAVAHVLGKGFVPIRKKGKLPSKVIGQEYQLEYGVDTIEIHADAIGEGDRVLLVDDLVATGGTALAAAELIRRSGGELVAAAFVMDLPLLGGAERLAKAGVEVHTLMVF, from the coding sequence ATGCATCACCGTCGCAGCAACCTCGATCTCCCGGGCCTGGTCCGGACCATCCCCGACTACCCGGTCCCGGGCGTGCGCTTCCGGGACATCACGCCGCTCCTGGCGGATCCCCGTGGGCTGCGCGCCGCCGTGGACGAGCTGGTGTGGCCCTTCCTGGACGCCGACCTGACCTACGTGGCCGGCGTCGAGGCGCGCGGCTTCATCCTGGGCGGAGCGGTGGCGCACGTGCTGGGCAAGGGATTCGTCCCGATCCGCAAGAAGGGCAAGCTGCCCTCCAAGGTGATCGGGCAGGAGTACCAGCTCGAGTACGGCGTGGATACGATCGAGATCCACGCGGATGCGATCGGCGAGGGGGACCGTGTCCTGCTGGTGGACGACCTGGTGGCCACCGGGGGGACGGCGCTCGCGGCCGCGGAGCTCATCCGCCGCTCGGGCGGCGAGCTGGTGGCGGCGGCGTTCGTGATGGACCTGCCCCTCCTGGGCGGTGCGGAGCGCCTGGCGAAGGCCGGGGTGGAGGTGCACACGTTGATGGTGTTCTGA
- the ccoS gene encoding cbb3-type cytochrome oxidase assembly protein CcoS: MNALVFLLPVALFLGAVFVVLFIVAVKNGQFDDLDDPPERILHED; encoded by the coding sequence ATGAACGCCCTGGTGTTCCTCCTGCCGGTGGCGCTCTTCCTGGGGGCGGTGTTCGTGGTGCTCTTCATCGTGGCCGTGAAGAACGGGCAGTTCGACGACCTGGACGACCCGCCCGAGCGGATCCTGCACGAGGATTGA
- a CDS encoding heavy metal translocating P-type ATPase metal-binding domain-containing protein, with product MRPTEARVRFAGASTSALAAPVEAAPVEAAPIEAAPSPVARCPHCGTPVEGSEDAFCCHGCEIAAAIIQGAGLERYYQEREAYAPRPGALDGAWDRVPVASATDGTCEVRLAVDGLRCASCVWVTERVLEATPGVVSATVSYATGRATLRWRPEAVDLGTLARRIGQLGYRPRVPGEERRADRGLLLRLGVAVFAALNVMLVSAALYAGWLGTMEPRFVALFQWTALLLATPVALWCAEPFFSGAWTGLRHGTLSMDVPIALAVGVLYGHGVWATLHGVDAYLDSLTMLVALLLMGRVLESHSRRRAAEAAVALAGTVPATARKLGPAGLERVAAAELVPGDRIEVGTGEEVAADGVVREGRGSVRMALLTGESAPVAIAAGARVVAGAVLESGSVVVEVDAVGGSTVVHRMAEALKGALDQRGARTTVDRIAPWFTGATLVVAAGTLIGWWMWAGALPALEACVAVLVVACPCALALSRPLAAAAGLGAAARRGLLIRSPEALLDLGGVDLIALDKTGTVTAGDLVVVDASDEALRVAAALERGSVHPVARALVDEAVRRGIPLARAEDVVEEPGVGVRGRLDGRSWEIRAGAPGEVVLNAEGAMRARIQMADTVRADSKDAAGSLTARGIRLALLSGDRAEVAERIAAGVGVGEVVAPVAPDAKVAWIEARRGEGHRVLFVGDGLNDGPALAAADVGVAMGGGAASSVLVADGVVTNGSLRSLVAGLAAAAAAKRQIRLNQIRSITYNVLAVSAAAVGLVNPLVAAVLMPLSSLLVIHGASRVEARVREAVS from the coding sequence AGGGCGCGGGCCTGGAGCGCTACTACCAGGAGCGGGAGGCCTACGCACCGCGTCCTGGCGCCCTCGACGGCGCGTGGGACCGTGTCCCGGTCGCGAGCGCCACCGACGGCACCTGCGAGGTGCGTCTCGCCGTGGACGGGCTGCGCTGCGCGTCGTGTGTGTGGGTCACCGAGCGCGTGCTCGAGGCCACGCCCGGCGTGGTCAGCGCCACCGTATCCTACGCGACGGGCCGGGCCACCCTGCGCTGGCGACCGGAGGCGGTGGACCTGGGCACGCTGGCCCGCCGCATCGGCCAACTGGGCTACCGGCCCCGCGTGCCCGGGGAGGAGCGCCGCGCCGATCGCGGTCTGCTGCTCCGCCTGGGGGTCGCCGTCTTCGCCGCGCTCAACGTCATGCTGGTGTCGGCGGCGCTCTACGCCGGGTGGCTCGGCACGATGGAGCCCCGCTTCGTCGCGCTGTTCCAGTGGACGGCGCTCCTCCTGGCCACGCCCGTGGCACTCTGGTGCGCCGAGCCGTTCTTCTCCGGGGCCTGGACCGGTCTCCGCCACGGCACGCTCTCCATGGACGTGCCCATCGCCCTGGCCGTGGGCGTCCTCTACGGACACGGCGTATGGGCCACGCTGCACGGCGTGGACGCCTACCTGGACTCGCTGACCATGCTGGTGGCGCTGCTGCTGATGGGGCGCGTCCTGGAGTCGCATTCGCGCCGGCGCGCGGCCGAGGCCGCGGTGGCGCTGGCGGGCACCGTGCCGGCGACCGCGCGCAAGCTGGGTCCGGCCGGGCTGGAGCGCGTCGCCGCCGCGGAGCTCGTGCCCGGCGATCGCATCGAGGTCGGCACCGGCGAGGAGGTGGCCGCCGACGGCGTGGTCCGCGAAGGCCGCGGTAGCGTGCGCATGGCGCTGCTTACGGGCGAGTCGGCGCCGGTGGCCATCGCGGCCGGCGCACGCGTCGTGGCCGGCGCCGTGCTCGAGAGCGGCTCGGTGGTGGTGGAGGTCGACGCGGTCGGCGGTTCCACCGTCGTGCACCGCATGGCGGAGGCGCTGAAGGGCGCGCTCGACCAGCGCGGTGCGCGCACCACGGTCGATCGCATCGCGCCCTGGTTCACGGGGGCGACGCTGGTCGTCGCAGCGGGCACGCTCATCGGGTGGTGGATGTGGGCGGGCGCCCTGCCGGCGCTCGAGGCCTGTGTGGCCGTGCTGGTGGTCGCCTGTCCGTGCGCGCTGGCGCTCTCGCGGCCGCTGGCGGCAGCGGCCGGGCTCGGTGCGGCCGCGCGCCGCGGCCTGCTGATCCGCTCGCCCGAGGCGCTGCTGGACCTGGGCGGCGTGGACCTGATCGCGCTGGACAAGACGGGGACGGTGACGGCCGGCGATCTGGTGGTGGTGGACGCGTCCGACGAAGCGCTGCGCGTGGCCGCCGCGCTGGAGCGCGGCAGCGTGCATCCCGTCGCGCGCGCCCTGGTGGACGAAGCGGTGCGCCGCGGCATTCCCCTGGCGCGCGCCGAGGACGTGGTGGAGGAGCCCGGCGTCGGCGTGCGCGGTCGCCTGGATGGACGGTCGTGGGAGATCCGCGCCGGCGCCCCCGGTGAGGTGGTCCTGAACGCCGAGGGTGCGATGCGCGCGCGCATCCAGATGGCGGATACGGTGCGCGCGGACTCGAAGGATGCGGCCGGGAGCCTGACGGCCCGCGGGATCCGCCTCGCGCTGCTGTCCGGCGATCGCGCCGAGGTGGCGGAGCGTATCGCGGCTGGCGTGGGCGTCGGCGAGGTGGTGGCGCCGGTGGCGCCGGACGCCAAGGTGGCCTGGATCGAGGCCCGCCGCGGAGAGGGACACCGCGTGTTGTTCGTGGGGGACGGGCTGAACGACGGGCCGGCGCTCGCGGCCGCCGACGTGGGCGTGGCCATGGGGGGCGGAGCGGCCAGCAGCGTGCTGGTGGCCGACGGCGTCGTGACCAACGGCTCCCTGCGCTCCCTGGTGGCCGGGCTGGCGGCGGCGGCGGCCGCGAAGCGTCAGATCCGCCTGAACCAGATCCGATCGATCACCTACAACGTGCTCGCGGTGAGCGCCGCCGCGGTGGGCCTGGTCAACCCGCTCGTGGCGGCCGTGCTCATGCCGCTCTCCAGCCTGCTGGTGATCCACGGCGCGTCCCGGGTCGAGGCCCGTGTGCGCGAGGCCGTGTCATGA